The Gardnerella leopoldii genomic interval AGCACATCCACGACTTTTCCAATAACTTTAGGAGTAAGCCCAAGCTGATTTTCTTCGCACAAACGCGCTTGCAAACCGACCAAATCCTTAATATACCAAGCATTTTCAGCAGCAAGCTCTTGCGCATCTTCTGCATGCACATACAATTCAGTGCCATTAAGTGCTTCCGCATCGTTGCGATTTTGTGATTCTTCGAATAGTAAAATCCAACGATTTTTGAACGTTCTTGCGTTCTCAATAACGAACTCGCGCTCGCCGTTTGCAGTGCACAATACATTTCCAGGCTCAAAACGTTCATAAGGCTCATCTGTAAAAATTTGTACAGTGACTTCACCTTTTAAACCTTGGGCTTTACCGATACGACAAACCCTCAGCAGGTCATTACGACTTTGCTGAGGGTTGTCAAAAGATTGTTGGTCTAATGCCACGTTCATCTCACTTACGTACGTCCATAATGTCAACGCGCACATTGTGGTTGCTCAAAGCTTGCACAACAATACGAATTGCATTAGCGGTACGACCATTGCGTCCAATAACGCGACCGATATCTTCAGGATTCACGCGTACTCGAAGCAATTCGCCGCGAGCATTTTCGTGAGAACGTACCGATACGTCATCTGGAAAATCCACGATGTTCTTAATGAGATGTTCAACAGCTTGAGCCAGCATGATTACTCAGCCTTTTCCTCGGCTTCGGCAGCTTCTGCAGCTTCAGCTGGGGTTTCTTCGGCTTCGTTTGCAGCGGCTTCAGCTGCAGCCTTAGCCTTAGCAGCGGCTTCAGACTTAGCGGCCTTCAGCTTCTGAGCTTCAGCTTCAACAGCTTCAACGCGAGCCTGTGCGTCTGGGCCAGCTTCAGAAGTCTTCAACGTGCCTTCGGCGCCGTCGAGACCCTTGAACTTCTGCCAGTCGCCAGTGATCTTCAAGAGCTTCAACACTGGTTCGGTTGGCTGTGCGCCAACGCCAAGCCAGTACTGTGCGCGCTCAGAATCAATCTGAATCATAGATGGCTGCTTGTTTGGATCGTAAACGCCGATCTCTTCGATGGACTGACCGTTGCGCTTGTTGCGTGAATCAGAAATGACTACACGGTAGAAGGCATAGAACTTCTTGCCCAATCGCTTAAGACGAATCTTGGTTGCCAAAATGGCTCTCCTTATAACTAGAGTCGTGGAATTTCGTTCGGGTGTGGGGCACTCCTTGCGAGCTTCCACATGTTCCTCACGTGATCGGGAAGAGGGCGCCGATTCACGCGAATAACTTATCTATTATGCCTGCGCGCTTGGACGTTTTTATCTAGTGATTGTAGGTCGATTGCT includes:
- the rimM gene encoding ribosome maturation factor RimM (Essential for efficient processing of 16S rRNA), which translates into the protein MNVALDQQSFDNPQQSRNDLLRVCRIGKAQGLKGEVTVQIFTDEPYERFEPGNVLCTANGEREFVIENARTFKNRWILLFEESQNRNDAEALNGTELYVHAEDAQELAAENAWYIKDLVGLQARLCEENQLGLTPKVIGKVVDVLDGAQSLLKIRLDHPIDEENKTALVPFVEAIVPEVDVANGYLTIDPPGGLIPGLL
- a CDS encoding RNA-binding protein produces the protein MLAQAVEHLIKNIVDFPDDVSVRSHENARGELLRVRVNPEDIGRVIGRNGRTANAIRIVVQALSNHNVRVDIMDVRK
- the rpsP gene encoding 30S ribosomal protein S16 codes for the protein MATKIRLKRLGKKFYAFYRVVISDSRNKRNGQSIEEIGVYDPNKQPSMIQIDSERAQYWLGVGAQPTEPVLKLLKITGDWQKFKGLDGAEGTLKTSEAGPDAQARVEAVEAEAQKLKAAKSEAAAKAKAAAEAAANEAEETPAEAAEAAEAEEKAE